A portion of the Pseudarthrobacter sp. L1SW genome contains these proteins:
- a CDS encoding pyridoxal phosphate-dependent aminotransferase, giving the protein MSAARVSQRISAIAESATLAVDAKAKALKAAGRPVIGFGAGEPDFPTPDYIVQAAIEAASQPKYHRYSPAGGLPELKKAIAEKTLRDSGYAVEPSQVLVTNGGKQAVYNTFATLVDPGDEVIVPTPFWTTYPEAIRLAGGVPVEVFAGPEQDYLVTVEQLEAAVTDRTKILLFVSPSNPTGSVYSPGQVAEIGKWAAAKGLWVVTDEIYEHLTYDGVPFTSVATAAPELGDKVVILNGVAKTYAMTGWRVGWMIGPADVIKAATNLQSHATSNVSNIMQIAALAAVSGPLTAVDEMKVAFDRRRKAIVAGLNAIDGVECPTPKGAFYVYADVRALLGKEFPTASGTATPQTSAELAALILDEVEVAVVPGEAFGPSGFLRLSYALGDDDLATGVQRLQDFLGKAQ; this is encoded by the coding sequence ATGTCTGCCGCCCGCGTTTCCCAGCGCATTTCCGCCATTGCCGAATCCGCAACCCTCGCCGTTGATGCCAAGGCGAAGGCGCTGAAGGCAGCAGGACGGCCGGTTATTGGCTTCGGTGCGGGTGAACCCGACTTTCCCACCCCGGACTACATCGTCCAGGCTGCCATCGAAGCGGCAAGCCAGCCCAAGTACCACCGCTACTCCCCTGCTGGCGGGCTGCCCGAGCTGAAGAAGGCCATCGCCGAGAAGACCCTGCGGGACTCCGGCTACGCCGTCGAGCCTTCCCAGGTCCTGGTGACCAACGGCGGCAAGCAGGCCGTCTACAACACCTTCGCCACGTTGGTTGACCCGGGCGATGAGGTCATTGTTCCCACTCCTTTCTGGACCACCTACCCGGAGGCCATCCGGCTCGCCGGCGGCGTGCCCGTGGAGGTCTTCGCCGGACCGGAGCAGGACTACCTCGTCACGGTTGAACAGCTTGAGGCTGCTGTCACGGACAGGACGAAGATCCTGCTGTTCGTCTCGCCGTCGAACCCTACCGGTTCTGTCTACTCCCCCGGGCAGGTGGCCGAGATCGGCAAGTGGGCAGCGGCGAAGGGCCTGTGGGTGGTCACCGACGAGATCTACGAGCACCTGACCTATGACGGCGTTCCCTTCACGTCCGTCGCAACCGCCGCCCCCGAGCTGGGCGACAAGGTGGTCATCCTCAACGGTGTTGCCAAGACCTACGCCATGACCGGGTGGCGCGTGGGCTGGATGATCGGCCCGGCCGACGTCATCAAGGCCGCCACCAACCTGCAGTCGCACGCCACGTCCAACGTTTCCAACATCATGCAGATTGCCGCCCTCGCCGCGGTGTCCGGCCCGTTGACCGCCGTCGACGAGATGAAGGTTGCTTTCGACCGCCGCCGCAAAGCCATTGTCGCGGGCCTGAACGCCATCGACGGGGTGGAATGCCCGACGCCGAAGGGCGCCTTTTACGTGTACGCGGATGTCCGCGCGCTGCTGGGCAAGGAATTTCCGACGGCGTCCGGCACCGCCACGCCGCAGACCTCCGCCGAGCTGGCTGCATTGATCCTGGACGAGGTTGAGGTGGCAGTGGTTCCCGGCGAGGCCTTCGGCCCCTCCGGTTTCCTCCGCCTTTCCTACGCGTTGGGCGACGACGACCTGGCCACAGGTGTGCAGCGCCTGCAGGACTTCCTGGGTAAGGCGCAGTAA
- a CDS encoding response regulator transcription factor, with protein sequence MNPAQGAGSGTGRAAQSVRVVLVDDHAIFRSGLKADLDPSVQVVGEAATVEQAIAVIAQERPDVVLLDVHLPGGLGGGGREVIAGSAALLSTTRFLALSVSDAAEDVVAVIRAGARGYVTKTISGAEITDAVYRVAGGDAVFSPRLAGFVLDAFGTAPADIADDELDRLSARELEVMRLIARGYSYKEVAKELFISIKTVETHVSAVLRKLQLSSRHELTKWAAERRLL encoded by the coding sequence ATGAACCCAGCACAAGGAGCCGGCAGCGGGACCGGCCGCGCCGCACAGTCTGTCCGGGTGGTGCTCGTGGACGATCATGCGATTTTCCGTTCGGGGTTGAAAGCGGACCTCGACCCCAGCGTCCAGGTGGTGGGCGAAGCTGCCACGGTGGAGCAAGCCATCGCCGTCATCGCGCAGGAGCGGCCGGACGTGGTGCTGCTGGATGTCCACCTCCCCGGCGGCCTCGGCGGCGGTGGCCGGGAGGTCATCGCCGGCTCTGCCGCCCTCCTGTCCACTACGAGGTTCCTGGCGCTCAGCGTCTCCGACGCCGCGGAGGACGTGGTGGCGGTCATCCGGGCCGGAGCCCGGGGCTACGTCACCAAGACCATCTCCGGGGCCGAAATCACCGACGCCGTATACCGGGTGGCCGGGGGAGACGCCGTCTTCTCGCCGCGGCTGGCCGGTTTTGTCCTGGACGCCTTTGGCACCGCGCCAGCGGACATCGCCGATGACGAGCTGGACAGGCTCTCCGCGCGGGAGCTCGAGGTGATGCGCCTCATCGCCCGCGGTTACAGCTACAAGGAAGTGGCCAAGGAGCTCTTCATCAGCATCAAGACGGTGGAAACCCACGTCTCGGCAGTGCTCCGCAAACTCCAGCTGTCCAGCCGCCACGAGCTGACCAAGTGGGCCGCCGAACGCCGCCTCCTCTGA
- a CDS encoding ATP-binding protein: protein MTSAPARPPLVRSSDRFIAGVCSGLAAHLGLPVNTVRVAMVLASFAGGAGVVFYAWLWIMVPTAYESARRQERRPASPIAPAVSLEPVPAGIPVEHLQGAGGAGTAGAGTGGAGLGAPPADAGPGNVPGAALPAEAVPAPWFRFREMRYGKEILLGVGLLLVAGILSAQLLGVDVPLGTIIPAAAVLGGASIAWMQLDETRRAGLVDKTKANQAGGWARLAAGLALVVAGVLVMVSGSGSWEQTWLALLASVAVLGGVVLVLLPWALKFWRDLEAERAGRIRETERAEIAAHLHDSVLQTLALIQRRAANEHDVIRLARAQERELRGWLFEDPGKDAGQLSDRIKAVAAEVEDLLGNAVEVVSVGDTAVTEGHEALIQASREAMLNASRHGGGAVAVYLEVTGGRAEVFVKDRGPGFELQDVPEDRLGVRESIIGRMNRHGGSAIITSTSEGTEVRLGFPAAQADKQLQNMEGKP from the coding sequence ATGACATCCGCCCCCGCCCGCCCGCCGCTGGTCCGGAGCAGCGACCGCTTCATCGCGGGCGTCTGCTCAGGCCTCGCTGCCCATCTTGGGCTGCCGGTGAATACCGTGCGCGTGGCGATGGTGCTGGCGTCATTCGCAGGAGGGGCCGGCGTCGTGTTTTACGCCTGGCTCTGGATTATGGTGCCCACCGCCTACGAAAGCGCCCGGCGCCAGGAACGGCGGCCGGCGTCGCCCATTGCTCCAGCCGTGAGCCTCGAGCCCGTGCCCGCCGGGATCCCGGTGGAGCACCTTCAAGGAGCGGGCGGCGCCGGGACAGCAGGAGCCGGGACGGGCGGCGCCGGATTAGGCGCGCCGCCGGCGGATGCCGGCCCGGGCAATGTTCCTGGCGCCGCGCTCCCCGCGGAGGCCGTGCCCGCGCCGTGGTTCCGCTTCCGCGAGATGCGGTACGGCAAGGAGATCCTGCTCGGTGTGGGGCTGCTCCTGGTGGCGGGCATCCTGAGCGCGCAGCTGCTGGGCGTCGACGTCCCGCTGGGAACCATCATTCCCGCGGCTGCGGTCCTGGGCGGAGCCTCCATCGCGTGGATGCAGCTTGATGAGACCCGGAGGGCCGGGCTGGTGGACAAGACCAAAGCCAACCAGGCGGGCGGCTGGGCCCGGCTTGCCGCCGGCCTGGCATTGGTGGTGGCAGGCGTCCTGGTGATGGTGTCCGGTTCCGGTTCCTGGGAGCAGACCTGGCTGGCGCTGCTGGCATCCGTGGCGGTTCTTGGCGGGGTGGTGCTGGTCCTGCTGCCGTGGGCGCTGAAGTTCTGGCGGGACCTCGAAGCTGAGCGCGCGGGCAGGATCCGCGAAACCGAACGCGCGGAAATCGCGGCACACCTCCACGATTCGGTACTGCAGACGCTGGCACTCATCCAGCGGCGCGCCGCAAACGAGCACGACGTCATCCGCCTGGCCCGGGCGCAGGAGCGCGAACTCCGGGGCTGGCTGTTCGAGGACCCCGGAAAGGACGCCGGGCAGCTCTCGGACAGGATCAAGGCAGTCGCCGCGGAAGTTGAGGACCTGCTGGGCAACGCGGTGGAGGTGGTCAGCGTGGGAGACACTGCAGTCACCGAAGGCCACGAAGCGCTGATCCAGGCCAGCCGTGAGGCCATGCTTAACGCCTCCCGGCACGGCGGCGGTGCGGTTGCGGTCTATCTTGAGGTCACCGGCGGACGCGCCGAAGTGTTCGTCAAGGACCGCGGCCCCGGCTTCGAGCTCCAGGATGTCCCCGAAGACCGGCTGGGCGTGCGGGAATCCATTATCGGCCGGATGAACCGGCACGGAGGCTCGGCCATCATCACCAGCACCAGTGAAGGCACGGAAGTCCGGCTGGGATTCCCGGCCGCGCAGGCGGACAAGCAACTGCAGAACATGGAAGGCAAGCCATGA
- a CDS encoding PspC domain-containing protein encodes MNSLTPNPHDGQPDEPPTSPEKENPTEPLPRRENPTQPLVPHPSPSASSQESSTPGPAQDTAFGTQQESAQDYPHAPRSQDPPRQETPGGGGYSYAGIPGQQTDFFTWVRSQGITRGQDRWVGGVSSGIAQRMGIDPLIVRGIFIILALFAGIGVLLYGLAWAFLPEPDGRIHVQEAGAGRWTTGMTGSLIAVVAGFSGLGNGFWGWGNQGVGPFLWSLLWVGGAIYLVYYLVQRNKTAAGTPTHSAAAGTTAYSAGTSTPTTPPYSDVAGSGPFAGNAYGGSGTGSATGAGSGGGGWAGGGYGGSQPSPVPPPAPKVRAAGPGTPAVAIAAGSALLVGAGLKALDITNVIDLGNSANAVAWASAAAVLGLGILILGLRGRTAGILSFLAVAALITGGIFNVVGNNGDRVRFQQVDWAPTSIQQASGGFDITAGSGTVDLTAMSLDTPLTSEVRVPLDITASNVTVIIPGDVPVDIKADMTLGNLNERGNQRGGITTRQSSYNSDKPGSHLVVQINGTVSNVTIQEGN; translated from the coding sequence ATGAACTCGCTAACCCCAAACCCCCATGACGGCCAGCCGGACGAGCCCCCAACCAGCCCGGAAAAAGAAAACCCCACGGAGCCGCTCCCCCGGCGGGAAAACCCAACGCAGCCCCTGGTGCCGCATCCTTCCCCGTCCGCATCTTCACAGGAGTCCTCCACGCCGGGCCCGGCACAGGACACGGCCTTCGGCACGCAGCAGGAATCCGCCCAGGACTATCCGCATGCTCCCCGGTCCCAGGATCCTCCGCGGCAGGAAACCCCGGGCGGAGGCGGCTACTCCTATGCCGGGATCCCGGGCCAGCAAACTGATTTCTTCACCTGGGTCCGCAGCCAGGGAATAACGCGCGGCCAGGACCGCTGGGTGGGCGGCGTTTCCAGCGGCATCGCGCAACGTATGGGAATCGACCCCTTGATTGTCCGCGGCATCTTCATCATCCTTGCCCTCTTCGCCGGGATCGGCGTGCTCCTCTACGGCCTTGCCTGGGCCTTCCTGCCCGAGCCCGACGGGCGGATCCACGTCCAGGAGGCCGGCGCGGGGCGCTGGACCACCGGCATGACGGGTTCCCTGATCGCGGTCGTGGCAGGATTCAGCGGCCTCGGCAACGGCTTCTGGGGCTGGGGCAACCAGGGTGTGGGCCCCTTCCTGTGGTCCCTTTTGTGGGTTGGCGGTGCCATCTACCTGGTCTATTACCTGGTGCAGCGCAACAAAACAGCCGCCGGCACGCCGACGCATTCCGCCGCGGCCGGCACCACCGCCTACTCAGCGGGCACGTCCACCCCAACGACGCCGCCATACTCGGACGTCGCCGGCAGCGGCCCCTTTGCCGGCAACGCGTACGGAGGCAGCGGTACAGGCAGCGCCACAGGCGCCGGTTCCGGCGGTGGCGGATGGGCCGGCGGCGGGTACGGCGGCAGCCAGCCCTCGCCTGTTCCACCCCCCGCACCCAAGGTGCGGGCCGCAGGTCCCGGCACACCCGCCGTCGCAATCGCCGCAGGCAGTGCCCTGTTGGTGGGCGCTGGCCTGAAAGCCCTGGACATCACCAACGTGATCGACCTCGGTAACTCCGCCAATGCAGTTGCCTGGGCCAGCGCGGCAGCCGTCCTGGGCCTGGGCATCCTCATCCTTGGCCTCCGCGGCCGCACCGCCGGAATCCTCTCGTTCTTGGCGGTGGCGGCCCTGATCACAGGGGGAATCTTCAACGTGGTGGGCAACAACGGAGACCGCGTCCGCTTCCAGCAGGTTGACTGGGCGCCGACGAGCATCCAGCAGGCCAGCGGCGGGTTCGACATCACGGCCGGCAGCGGAACCGTGGACCTCACGGCCATGTCCCTGGATACTCCGCTCACGTCGGAGGTCCGCGTCCCCCTGGACATCACCGCCAGCAACGTCACGGTGATCATTCCGGGCGACGTGCCCGTGGACATCAAGGCAGACATGACCCTCGGAAACCTGAACGAACGAGGGAACCAACGGGGCGGCATCACCACCCGGCAAAGCAGCTACAACTCCGACAAGCCCGGCAGCCATCTGGTCGTCCAGATCAACGGCACCGTCAGCAACGTCACCATCCAGGAAGGCAACTGA
- a CDS encoding PspC domain-containing protein: protein MDKFFSIVRGLGLKRGPERWLGGVLGGIAAKLNVDVAFVRIAFLVFCLLPGPAVIFYLLAWAVLPDQKDVIPLQVFLERRSLNG, encoded by the coding sequence ATGGACAAGTTTTTCAGCATCGTCAGGGGCCTCGGCCTGAAACGCGGACCGGAACGCTGGCTCGGAGGCGTGCTGGGAGGCATAGCGGCCAAGCTCAACGTGGACGTCGCCTTCGTCCGCATCGCATTCCTGGTCTTCTGCCTGCTCCCCGGCCCGGCCGTCATCTTCTACCTCCTGGCCTGGGCGGTCCTCCCGGACCAGAAGGACGTCATCCCGCTCCAGGTATTCCTCGAGAGGAGGTCCCTGAACGGCTAG
- a CDS encoding ATP-dependent 6-phosphofructokinase: MKIGILTSGGDCPGLNAVIRGAVLKGIAIHGHEFVGFLDGWRGVVEGDIIDIPRTMVRGIAKQGGTILGTSRTNPFENGGGPEVIKAHMDRLGIDAIIAIGGEGTLAAAKRLTDAGLKIVGVPKTVDNDLDATDYTFGFDTAVQIATEAIDRLRTTGESHHRCMIAEVMGRHVGWIALHAGMAAGAHAILIPEQKVSIDQITEWVKEAHARGRAPLVVVAEGFVPEHMETPHSERGLDTFGRPRLGGIADQLAPELEARTGIETRATILGHIQRGGVPSAFDRVLATRLGMAAIDSVVEGYWGTMVALKGTDIEHVAFQEALGQLKTVPQKRYDEAAVLFG, encoded by the coding sequence ATGAAAATTGGAATCCTTACCAGCGGTGGCGACTGCCCCGGATTGAACGCGGTCATCCGCGGCGCCGTCCTCAAAGGCATCGCTATCCATGGCCACGAGTTCGTTGGTTTCCTCGACGGCTGGCGCGGCGTTGTTGAGGGCGACATCATCGACATCCCCCGGACCATGGTCCGCGGCATCGCCAAGCAGGGCGGCACCATCCTTGGCACCTCACGCACCAATCCGTTCGAAAACGGCGGCGGCCCTGAGGTCATCAAGGCCCACATGGACCGGCTGGGAATTGATGCCATCATCGCAATCGGCGGTGAGGGAACCCTGGCCGCGGCGAAGCGCCTCACCGACGCTGGCCTGAAGATCGTGGGCGTCCCCAAGACCGTGGACAACGACCTTGACGCCACGGACTACACGTTCGGCTTCGACACCGCCGTGCAGATCGCCACCGAAGCGATCGACCGCCTGCGCACCACCGGCGAGTCCCACCACCGCTGCATGATTGCCGAAGTCATGGGCCGGCACGTGGGCTGGATCGCCCTTCACGCCGGCATGGCCGCCGGCGCCCACGCCATCCTCATCCCGGAGCAGAAAGTAAGCATCGACCAGATCACCGAATGGGTGAAGGAAGCCCATGCCCGCGGCCGTGCGCCGCTGGTGGTGGTGGCGGAAGGTTTCGTCCCGGAACACATGGAAACCCCGCATTCCGAGCGCGGCCTGGACACGTTCGGCCGGCCCCGCCTGGGCGGCATCGCAGACCAGCTCGCCCCGGAACTGGAAGCCCGGACCGGCATCGAGACCCGAGCCACCATCCTTGGCCACATCCAGCGCGGCGGCGTGCCCTCCGCTTTCGACCGCGTCCTGGCCACCCGCCTGGGCATGGCGGCCATCGACTCCGTGGTGGAAGGCTACTGGGGCACCATGGTGGCGCTCAAGGGGACGGACATCGAGCACGTTGCGTTCCAGGAGGCCCTCGGCCAGCTCAAAACGGTGCCGCAGAAGCGCTACGACGAAGCCGCCGTCCTGTTCGGCTGA
- a CDS encoding GNAT family N-acetyltransferase: MTLDPGSAAIIQLAWARHLGLDDDAFGSALASGERIVRADNDARTVEFVRLFGSSALVGPQWVIDAAEGISDEEMAQHVTLLTLTRTHGGHGLGAAALFFADDLPLKQPPEEMTVSHGNPEAIELEGNCPPDDVNEVGLSDLENRYTIVHEVEGRRVPLACGAYSEWEGLLAHLGVLVDPEWRRRGLGTLAASIAAHEALAAGLTLQWRTDVSNTGALALARKLGMSAGGIQTSVHLG; this comes from the coding sequence ATGACACTTGACCCCGGTTCCGCCGCCATCATCCAGCTCGCGTGGGCCCGGCACCTGGGACTCGACGACGACGCCTTTGGGTCCGCCCTGGCGTCCGGGGAACGGATCGTCCGCGCAGACAACGACGCGCGGACAGTGGAATTTGTCAGGCTCTTTGGCAGCTCTGCCCTGGTGGGGCCGCAGTGGGTCATTGACGCCGCGGAGGGCATCTCCGACGAGGAGATGGCCCAGCATGTCACGCTCCTGACGCTGACGCGGACCCACGGCGGCCACGGCCTGGGCGCAGCGGCCTTGTTCTTCGCTGACGACCTCCCCCTGAAGCAGCCCCCGGAAGAGATGACTGTTTCGCACGGCAACCCGGAGGCTATCGAGCTGGAGGGCAACTGCCCGCCGGACGACGTCAATGAGGTGGGCCTGTCGGACCTTGAGAACCGCTACACGATCGTCCACGAAGTGGAGGGCCGGCGCGTGCCGCTTGCCTGCGGAGCCTACTCCGAGTGGGAGGGCCTGCTGGCCCACTTGGGTGTCCTGGTGGATCCGGAATGGCGGCGCCGGGGCCTGGGCACCCTGGCTGCCTCCATCGCCGCCCACGAGGCCCTGGCCGCCGGGCTTACCTTGCAATGGCGGACGGACGTCAGCAACACCGGAGCCTTGGCGCTGGCGCGCAAGCTCGGCATGTCAGCCGGCGGAATCCAGACCAGCGTCCACCTTGGCTGA
- a CDS encoding ankyrin repeat domain-containing protein encodes MTEDAEPNPATQNTAPDDETLALAQTLFQAAREGETALLRAYLDAGAPATLTNAAGDSLLMLAAYHGHAETVQLLLKHGADANSANDRGQTPLAGAAFKGYTDVARVLLDAGADPEAGSPSARAAAQMFARAEILDLLG; translated from the coding sequence ATGACCGAAGACGCCGAACCGAACCCAGCAACGCAAAACACAGCGCCCGACGACGAGACGCTGGCTTTGGCGCAGACGCTTTTCCAGGCGGCGCGGGAGGGGGAGACTGCACTGTTGCGTGCCTATCTCGACGCAGGTGCTCCCGCCACCTTGACCAATGCGGCGGGGGACTCGCTGCTGATGCTGGCCGCCTACCACGGCCACGCGGAGACCGTTCAGCTCCTCCTGAAACACGGTGCCGACGCGAACTCCGCCAACGACCGGGGCCAGACCCCGCTCGCTGGCGCCGCATTCAAGGGCTACACGGACGTTGCCCGCGTCCTGCTCGACGCCGGAGCCGATCCGGAGGCGGGCTCGCCGTCCGCGCGCGCAGCTGCCCAAATGTTCGCCCGCGCGGAGATCCTAGATCTCCTGGGCTAG